One Anaerobacillus alkaliphilus DNA window includes the following coding sequences:
- a CDS encoding EcsC family protein, producing the protein MGLTSREEAVWEAIEQWEEEYFIEGDKNTIYSLETSLNKAIEKWRPDLQERLFNTIDSLIFHSHAISQNSKYDKETTAKVLDFGRVFNSDINEIADMKYLTIDQLRFITNQQLAKQRLLSLAQGGFSGIGGLLTISLDLPLMLTINLRSIQLTAMTYGYDLYKPYELMLALKVFHVATLPKTMQKEGWKQLVMELNHIEDEWLMFDEKDSYKSTVWLQQPVKQIGKGMVLFLLRNKLIKGIPLLGITVGAAANYFLAKQVTEITHQFYQKRYLLEK; encoded by the coding sequence GTGGGGTTAACTAGCAGAGAAGAAGCAGTATGGGAAGCAATTGAACAGTGGGAAGAAGAGTATTTTATTGAAGGTGATAAAAATACTATTTACTCTCTTGAAACTAGCCTTAATAAGGCAATTGAAAAATGGCGCCCAGATCTACAGGAACGCTTATTTAATACCATTGATAGTCTTATTTTTCATAGCCATGCTATCTCACAAAACAGCAAATACGATAAAGAAACGACTGCCAAAGTTTTAGACTTTGGAAGAGTATTTAATAGTGATATCAATGAAATTGCAGATATGAAATACTTAACGATTGACCAATTGCGTTTCATTACCAATCAACAATTGGCAAAACAAAGGCTGCTTTCATTAGCTCAAGGTGGTTTTTCAGGAATAGGCGGCTTGTTAACAATTAGTTTAGATCTTCCTCTAATGCTTACAATTAATTTACGCTCAATTCAACTAACGGCTATGACATATGGTTATGATTTGTATAAACCGTATGAGTTAATGCTAGCACTTAAGGTTTTCCATGTAGCAACTTTGCCAAAAACGATGCAAAAAGAAGGTTGGAAGCAGTTAGTAATGGAGCTAAATCATATCGAAGACGAATGGCTTATGTTTGACGAAAAAGACAGTTATAAGTCCACTGTATGGTTACAGCAACCTGTTAAGCAAATTGGTAAAGGAATGGTCTTGTTTCTGCTAAGAAATAAGTTAATAAAGGGGATTCCTCTTTTAGGAATAACAGTAGGTGCTGCAGCAAATTACTTTCTTGCGAAACAAGTGACAGAAATAACTCACCAATTTTATCAAAAACGTTATCTTTTAGAAAAATAA
- a CDS encoding 3'-5' exoribonuclease YhaM family protein: MVVKHIADAIEGERFIGFLLVKELNHRIATNGSEYFDLMLGDRSGLIGSKLWDVTEEQKSTITVKKVVKVDGIVTIYRNQKQLSIQRIRIALPEDDVDMQALVQTAEVPREELWQDLRMMIEEIQSPTLHKLVKTILMSKETREAITTLPAEKKMHHSYYAGLLEHIVTLLNSASQLFPVYPQLNKDLVIATCILHDIGKTKELTDPIFPEYSTEGELIGHIVLGIELINDAALEAGISSRDEELLALKHCILSHHGDVDLGYGSAISGKLPEAIFFHYLDQIDAKLNAMKQTVSGSSEEWVYSPMFKRKIRNS; this comes from the coding sequence ATGGTAGTGAAACATATTGCTGACGCAATAGAGGGTGAGCGATTTATCGGATTTCTTCTGGTAAAAGAATTAAATCACCGTATTGCAACAAATGGAAGTGAATATTTTGACCTTATGCTAGGGGATCGTTCTGGTCTGATTGGATCGAAACTTTGGGACGTAACCGAAGAGCAAAAAAGTACAATTACGGTAAAAAAAGTGGTGAAAGTAGATGGCATTGTAACAATTTACAGGAATCAAAAGCAGTTATCTATTCAGAGAATTCGTATAGCATTACCTGAAGACGATGTCGATATGCAAGCTTTAGTTCAAACTGCTGAAGTGCCAAGAGAAGAGTTGTGGCAAGATTTAAGAATGATGATTGAGGAAATTCAGTCGCCTACCTTACATAAACTAGTGAAAACAATTCTAATGTCAAAGGAAACTCGCGAAGCTATAACTACTTTACCTGCCGAGAAGAAAATGCACCACTCATATTATGCGGGATTACTTGAACATATTGTTACCTTATTAAATAGTGCTAGTCAACTTTTCCCTGTTTATCCCCAGTTAAATAAAGATTTAGTAATTGCTACGTGTATTTTACATGATATCGGTAAAACGAAAGAACTGACCGATCCAATTTTTCCTGAATACTCGACTGAAGGGGAGTTAATTGGACATATTGTCTTAGGGATTGAATTAATTAATGATGCGGCCCTTGAAGCAGGAATTAGTAGTCGAGACGAAGAGTTACTGGCACTTAAACACTGTATTCTTTCACACCACGGTGATGTTGATTTAGGTTATGGAAGTGCAATTTCAGGAAAGTTACCTGAAGCTATTTTCTTTCACTATCTAGATCAAATTGATGCGAAATTGAATGCGATGAAGCAAACAGTTTCAGGTAGTTCAGAAGAATGGGTTTATTCCCCAATGTTCAAACGGAAAATTAGAAATAGCTAA
- a CDS encoding acetate kinase, whose amino-acid sequence MAKIMAINAGSSSLKFQLLDMPNETVVTKGIVERIGLGDSIFQIDVNGEKQKETRDIGDHSEAVNILLEKLTGLGIISSLDEIEGIGHRVVHGGEKFNDSVVITEEVLKGIDEVSELAPLHNPANIVGIKSFMEVLPKVPAVAVFDTAFHQTMPEQSFLYSLPYEYYEKFGIRKYGFHGTSHKYVSERAAELLGRPIEQLRLISCHLGNGASIAAIEGGKSIDTSMGFTPLAGVTMGTRSGNIDPALIPFIMDKTNKSATEVLDVLNKKSGMLALSGFSSDLRDIEQLAEEGHERAELALEVFTSRIHKYIGSYAARMHGVDAVIFTAGIGENSDVIRARVLKGLEFMGIYWDPSLNQVRGKEAFLNYPHSPVKVMIIPTNEEVMIARDTVRLTK is encoded by the coding sequence ATGGCAAAAATCATGGCGATAAATGCTGGTAGCTCGTCATTAAAGTTCCAACTATTAGACATGCCAAATGAAACTGTTGTAACGAAAGGTATTGTAGAGAGAATAGGCTTAGGTGATTCTATTTTTCAAATAGATGTAAATGGTGAGAAACAAAAAGAAACACGAGATATTGGAGATCATTCTGAAGCAGTAAATATATTATTAGAAAAATTAACAGGCCTTGGTATAATTAGCTCTTTGGATGAAATAGAAGGTATTGGTCATCGTGTAGTGCATGGTGGTGAAAAATTTAACGATTCAGTAGTTATTACTGAAGAAGTACTAAAAGGAATAGACGAAGTATCAGAATTAGCTCCTCTCCATAATCCAGCAAACATTGTTGGGATTAAGTCATTTATGGAGGTTCTCCCAAAAGTACCAGCAGTAGCAGTATTTGATACGGCCTTCCATCAAACAATGCCGGAGCAATCGTTTTTATACAGTCTTCCATATGAATACTATGAAAAATTTGGCATCCGCAAATATGGTTTTCATGGAACTTCTCATAAGTACGTTTCTGAACGTGCGGCGGAGTTACTAGGAAGACCGATTGAGCAATTACGTCTAATCTCTTGTCACCTAGGTAATGGTGCATCCATTGCAGCAATTGAAGGTGGTAAATCGATCGATACATCGATGGGGTTTACTCCTTTAGCTGGGGTAACAATGGGAACCCGTTCAGGGAATATTGACCCAGCTTTAATTCCTTTTATAATGGATAAAACCAATAAATCAGCTACAGAGGTTTTAGATGTATTAAATAAGAAAAGCGGTATGTTAGCCTTATCTGGTTTTTCAAGTGATCTTCGTGACATTGAGCAACTAGCTGAAGAGGGGCATGAACGAGCAGAATTGGCATTAGAAGTATTTACATCAAGAATTCATAAATATATTGGATCTTATGCAGCTAGAATGCATGGGGTTGATGCAGTTATATTTACAGCAGGTATTGGTGAAAACAGTGATGTTATTAGAGCGCGTGTTCTCAAGGGTCTAGAGTTTATGGGTATTTATTGGGATCCTTCATTAAACCAAGTACGGGGAAAAGAAGCATTCTTAAACTATCCTCATTCACCGGTGAAAGTCATGATTATCCCAACGAACGAAGAAGTAATGATTGCAAGAGATACTGTACGGTTAACCAAATAG
- a CDS encoding class I SAM-dependent methyltransferase, whose translation MVEKLDFENFFKGIDQSAEALQNETEFTYLEALIHTGELLFKGETNLHLSELALKKFKNSLSNIDLNKISKEQIRKAFQLAILKGMKEATQSNHAMTPDAVALFISYLINKLTEEMEHFRILDPAVGSGNLLTAILNQSTKSISSYGIEPDETLLQLAYVSANLQQHNVELFHQDALMDIMVDPVDIVVADLPIGHYPNKENSNRYKLKAKEGLSFTHHLMIEQSINYTKEGGFLLFLIPNFLFESEQAQQLHTYIKESTYIYSLLQLPKSMFKDEKHAKSIFILRKKADGIKAPSQALLAELPSFSNKTALSEMIKSMNNWLDAYIK comes from the coding sequence GTGGTAGAAAAGTTAGATTTCGAAAACTTTTTTAAAGGGATAGACCAGAGTGCAGAAGCTTTGCAAAATGAAACTGAATTTACATATTTAGAAGCTCTAATACATACAGGAGAATTGTTGTTTAAAGGGGAGACTAATCTTCACTTAAGTGAATTAGCACTCAAAAAATTCAAGAACTCCTTATCAAACATCGACTTAAATAAAATTTCGAAAGAGCAAATTAGAAAGGCGTTTCAACTAGCCATCCTAAAAGGTATGAAAGAAGCAACTCAATCAAACCATGCTATGACACCAGACGCAGTAGCACTTTTTATTAGTTACTTAATAAACAAATTAACGGAGGAAATGGAACATTTTCGTATTCTTGATCCAGCAGTTGGTTCAGGAAACCTCCTTACAGCTATTTTAAATCAATCAACAAAATCTATTTCTAGCTATGGTATAGAACCAGATGAAACTTTACTTCAATTGGCTTATGTAAGTGCGAATTTACAACAACATAATGTTGAACTTTTTCATCAAGATGCATTAATGGATATAATGGTTGACCCTGTTGACATCGTTGTTGCTGATTTACCAATTGGGCATTATCCTAACAAAGAAAATTCAAATCGATATAAACTAAAAGCCAAGGAAGGTTTATCCTTTACCCACCATTTAATGATTGAGCAATCAATAAATTACACAAAGGAAGGAGGATTTTTACTTTTCTTAATCCCTAACTTTCTGTTTGAGTCTGAACAAGCCCAACAACTTCATACATATATTAAAGAGAGTACCTATATTTATTCATTGCTACAATTACCAAAGTCAATGTTTAAAGATGAAAAACATGCAAAAAGCATCTTTATCCTGAGAAAAAAAGCTGATGGTATAAAAGCTCCTAGTCAGGCTTTACTAGCAGAGTTACCGTCTTTTTCTAATAAAACAGCCTTAAGTGAAATGATTAAAAGTATGAACAATTGGTTAGATGCTTATATAAAATAG
- the tpx gene encoding thiol peroxidase, whose amino-acid sequence MANVTFKGNPITLLGNEVKVGDVAPEFTVLANDLSPVTVEDLKGNVTVISVIPSIDTGVCDAQTRRFNEEAAQLAGVRIVTISVDLPFAQKRWCGAAGIDNVQTLSDHRELSFGKAFGVAIEELRLLTRSVFVLDTDGKVVYTEYVPEATDHPNYEAAILAAKALV is encoded by the coding sequence ATGGCAAATGTTACATTTAAGGGAAATCCGATTACATTATTAGGAAATGAAGTTAAGGTAGGAGACGTTGCTCCTGAGTTTACAGTATTGGCTAATGATTTATCTCCAGTTACGGTCGAGGACCTAAAAGGAAATGTAACTGTTATTAGTGTTATTCCATCAATTGATACGGGTGTTTGTGATGCACAAACTCGTCGCTTCAATGAAGAGGCTGCTCAGCTAGCCGGAGTTCGTATTGTAACAATTAGTGTGGATCTTCCATTTGCCCAAAAGCGTTGGTGTGGAGCTGCGGGAATTGACAATGTTCAAACGCTCTCTGACCATCGTGAATTATCTTTTGGAAAAGCATTTGGAGTAGCTATTGAAGAATTACGCTTACTTACTAGATCAGTATTCGTATTAGATACAGATGGTAAAGTTGTCTATACTGAATACGTACCAGAAGCTACTGATCATCCAAATTATGAAGCCGCTATATTGGCAGCAAAAGCTTTAGTATAA
- the ytfJ gene encoding GerW family sporulation protein: MSEHPIQGLMKTAMENLKEMVDVNTIVGDPVETPDGSVIIPVSKVGFGFAAGGSQFVMDKPTTGTGEKEHPFGGGSGGGVSITPIAFLIVSASGVKMVHLDENTHLYEKLMDFAPQVVEKIQQMINGNGNKNQNQNQNQQGQTPTTEVNITADKLDL, from the coding sequence ATGTCAGAACATCCAATTCAAGGTTTAATGAAAACTGCAATGGAAAACCTCAAGGAAATGGTTGATGTTAATACAATCGTAGGTGATCCAGTAGAAACTCCAGATGGAAGTGTAATTATCCCGGTCTCTAAAGTAGGGTTTGGTTTCGCTGCTGGTGGTAGTCAATTTGTCATGGATAAACCTACAACTGGTACAGGCGAAAAAGAACACCCATTTGGTGGAGGTAGTGGTGGAGGTGTTTCCATTACACCAATTGCATTTTTAATTGTGAGTGCTTCTGGGGTTAAAATGGTGCATTTAGATGAAAATACACATCTTTATGAGAAGCTTATGGATTTTGCACCACAAGTTGTAGAAAAAATTCAACAAATGATAAACGGTAATGGAAATAAAAATCAAAATCAAAATCAAAATCAACAAGGTCAGACACCTACGACTGAGGTAAACATTACAGCTGATAAATTAGATTTATAA
- a CDS encoding DUF2953 domain-containing protein, whose translation MHWIWWVVISIVSSIVLLPFAKITVNLTYFHDQDNDELKVKISTFFGLASYRINIPILKIDENSTSIIVKEEQHSALGDSEKTAKITPEIILRDLRKAKDFLRHVIGFHTIVRRFFKRISITTFTWKSIFGLGDAALTGTLIGAVWGIKGSTLGIISNYMRLKVEPLIEVHPHFQKLTSHTELACIFSFRLGYAIIAGLQIVRHWKKRPMFTSDEKIFKQNGISG comes from the coding sequence ATGCATTGGATTTGGTGGGTAGTAATTTCGATCGTTTCATCTATCGTTTTGCTTCCTTTTGCAAAGATTACTGTTAATCTTACTTATTTTCATGATCAAGATAATGATGAGCTTAAGGTAAAAATATCAACCTTCTTTGGCTTGGCCTCCTATCGGATTAATATTCCTATTTTGAAAATTGACGAAAATTCCACTTCAATCATTGTGAAAGAAGAACAGCATTCTGCTCTAGGCGATAGTGAGAAAACAGCTAAAATTACACCTGAAATAATCTTACGTGATCTTCGTAAAGCAAAGGACTTTCTTAGACACGTTATTGGTTTTCATACGATTGTAAGAAGGTTTTTTAAAAGGATTTCGATTACAACATTTACTTGGAAAAGTATCTTTGGACTCGGAGATGCGGCATTGACTGGGACGTTAATAGGTGCGGTATGGGGAATAAAGGGGAGTACTCTTGGTATTATTTCAAATTATATGAGACTTAAGGTTGAACCACTTATTGAAGTCCATCCACACTTTCAAAAATTAACCTCGCATACAGAGCTTGCGTGTATTTTTTCATTCAGGCTCGGGTATGCTATAATCGCAGGTTTACAAATCGTTAGACATTGGAAGAAACGTCCGATGTTTACGAGTGATGAAAAAATCTTCAAACAGAACGGAATTTCAGGTTAG
- a CDS encoding RDD family protein, giving the protein MEIEFINQDDKGYRYAGFWMRLWAYLLDLLVIASINGILITPLSAIGNFREVELAFFNVEVILMAVVTFLYFLLLTKKWGQTIGKRVLGLKVISQNEHTLTWTSLIFREIVGRYILQAFLITYTLYGIVAFQKKKQGIHDLIGETYVIHDES; this is encoded by the coding sequence GTGGAGATAGAATTTATTAACCAAGACGATAAAGGATATCGTTATGCTGGTTTTTGGATGAGGTTATGGGCGTATTTATTAGATTTACTTGTTATAGCTAGTATAAATGGCATTCTGATTACTCCATTATCTGCTATAGGTAATTTTAGAGAAGTTGAATTGGCATTTTTTAATGTTGAGGTAATACTTATGGCTGTAGTAACTTTCCTATATTTCCTTCTCCTCACTAAAAAATGGGGTCAAACAATCGGGAAAAGGGTTTTGGGTTTAAAAGTTATTAGTCAGAATGAACATACACTTACCTGGACTTCGCTTATTTTTAGAGAAATTGTTGGAAGATATATTTTACAGGCCTTTTTAATAACGTATACCCTCTATGGGATTGTTGCGTTTCAAAAGAAAAAGCAAGGTATTCATGATTTAATAGGGGAAACCTATGTGATCCACGATGAAAGCTAA
- the sppA gene encoding signal peptide peptidase SppA → MTSKRWIALGLAFSLFFLSLAVNVLTSGITGQWTGLFAMDDEDVWIEKTIEKGNGQGKIVVLYVNGVIQEGYDAPSIFESVTYHHRQFLSMLRHASEDPTVEGIIIRVNSPGGGVVESAEIHELIVEVQEEYRKPIFISMASVAASGGYYIAAPADKIFAHEATITGSLGVIMQTLNVSELAEKYGVRQETIKSGVHKDIMSPMREMTDAERAILQSVIDDSYQSFVDVIANGRNMDRTRVLELADGRIYSGKQALELGLVDGLGNMDHVIDVLREDIGRGEIDVIKYEVPFSFPGFLTMTTQNLLLKQQDPLGLKQLLRYSNSPNLMYLYNME, encoded by the coding sequence ATGACTAGTAAACGTTGGATCGCATTAGGTTTAGCTTTTTCATTATTTTTTTTATCATTGGCTGTAAATGTGCTAACCTCTGGTATAACTGGCCAATGGACAGGCTTATTTGCAATGGATGATGAAGATGTATGGATTGAAAAAACTATTGAAAAAGGAAATGGTCAAGGAAAGATTGTTGTTTTATATGTAAATGGTGTCATTCAAGAGGGGTATGACGCCCCATCCATCTTTGAATCAGTTACATATCATCACCGTCAATTTCTATCCATGCTTCGCCACGCGAGTGAAGACCCAACTGTAGAAGGAATTATTATTAGAGTAAATTCACCTGGTGGCGGTGTCGTTGAAAGTGCGGAAATTCATGAACTAATTGTGGAAGTACAAGAAGAGTATCGAAAGCCAATTTTTATCTCGATGGCGAGCGTTGCAGCTTCTGGAGGATACTATATCGCAGCCCCTGCTGATAAAATATTTGCTCATGAAGCTACCATTACCGGTTCACTAGGTGTAATTATGCAAACATTAAATGTTAGTGAATTAGCTGAGAAATATGGAGTAAGGCAAGAGACGATAAAAAGTGGAGTGCACAAGGATATCATGTCTCCAATGCGTGAAATGACAGATGCCGAAAGAGCTATATTACAATCTGTGATTGATGATTCCTACCAGTCGTTTGTGGATGTAATTGCAAATGGTCGAAATATGGATCGTACGAGGGTCCTAGAATTAGCAGACGGGAGAATTTACTCTGGTAAGCAAGCTCTTGAGTTAGGTTTAGTTGACGGTCTCGGGAATATGGACCATGTTATAGATGTTTTGCGAGAGGATATTGGTAGAGGGGAAATCGACGTCATAAAATATGAGGTTCCATTTAGTTTTCCAGGTTTCTTAACTATGACAACACAAAACCTTTTGTTAAAGCAACAAGATCCTCTAGGATTAAAGCAACTATTGCGATATTCAAATTCACCAAACTTAATGTATTTATACAATATGGAATAG
- a CDS encoding NAD kinase: MPTRRNVFLFYKPTMELEEKITPLKALAKEHNFHIVNDYRQANIIVSIGGDGAFLQALRKTEFQEDCLYLGINTGDHLGFYTDFSINDINAITEAMKNEQVEVRKNPTIMVSVNDEKPFYCFNECSIRSNVIRTFVIDVFIDDMYFETFRGDGLVVSTPTGSTAYNKSLGGAIVDPRLKGIQLTEIASLNNNEFRTLGAPLILSGESTLTLKVVQDGNDYPIIGADNEALSIRHCHDIKIQLAEKQIKMLKLKDNSFFQRVQKTFL, translated from the coding sequence ATGCCAACACGCAGAAATGTTTTTTTATTTTACAAACCAACAATGGAACTTGAAGAAAAAATAACTCCATTAAAAGCACTGGCAAAAGAGCACAATTTTCACATTGTCAATGACTATCGCCAAGCTAACATCATCGTTAGTATCGGTGGAGATGGAGCTTTCTTACAAGCACTCAGAAAAACAGAGTTTCAGGAAGATTGTCTCTATCTTGGAATAAATACCGGTGACCATTTAGGCTTTTATACGGACTTCTCTATAAATGACATTAATGCTATAACAGAAGCTATGAAAAACGAGCAAGTAGAAGTTCGTAAAAATCCTACAATTATGGTTAGTGTTAATGACGAAAAGCCCTTTTACTGCTTTAACGAGTGCTCCATTCGCTCAAATGTTATCCGCACCTTTGTTATTGATGTCTTTATTGATGATATGTACTTTGAAACATTCCGAGGTGATGGCTTAGTAGTATCAACACCAACTGGGAGTACAGCTTACAACAAATCACTAGGTGGCGCTATCGTTGACCCAAGACTCAAAGGAATACAATTGACCGAAATTGCTTCATTAAATAATAACGAATTTAGAACTTTAGGAGCACCACTCATTTTAAGTGGCGAAAGTACGTTAACATTAAAAGTTGTCCAAGACGGAAATGATTACCCAATCATTGGCGCTGATAATGAAGCATTAAGTATCCGTCACTGTCATGATATTAAAATTCAACTAGCAGAAAAGCAAATTAAGATGCTTAAACTTAAGGATAATTCATTCTTTCAAAGGGTTCAAAAAACCTTTTTATAA
- a CDS encoding alpha/beta-type small acid-soluble spore protein, giving the protein MANNNSNNSNQLLVPGVQQALDQMKYEIASEFGVNLGPDATARANGSVGGEITKRLVQMAEQQLGGGYQQ; this is encoded by the coding sequence ATGGCAAACAACAACAGCAACAACTCAAACCAACTTTTAGTACCAGGAGTTCAACAAGCTCTTGATCAAATGAAGTATGAAATTGCTTCTGAGTTTGGTGTTAACCTTGGTCCTGATGCAACAGCTCGCGCTAACGGTTCAGTTGGTGGTGAGATTACTAAACGTCTAGTTCAAATGGCTGAACAACAATTAGGCGGCGGTTACCAACAATAA
- the thiI gene encoding tRNA uracil 4-sulfurtransferase ThiI, whose amino-acid sequence MNYNHIVIRYAELALKGKNRSQFERRLQENIKMALKSFPNAKIERTFGRMFIQLNGEDHEQIAEKLSKIFGIHSFSLAVKVENELTKIQDGALRALSEILDGKKTFKVSAKRANKGFPIGSQQLNYEVGSYILQNIEGLTVDVHHPDVEVKVEVREVATYITCAVYQGSGGLPVGTGGKVVLMLSGGIDSPVAGYLAMKRGVKIEAIHFHSPPYTNERAKQKVIDLTKVLTEYGGKIKLHVVPFTKIQMEIHKSIPGNYTMTVMRRIMLRISERIALKQKALAITTGESLGQVASQTLHSMHTINEVTNMPVIRPLVTMDKLEVIDVAQKIGTFDLSILPYEDCCTIFLPPETSTKPLREKANKFEEKLEIDALIEEALANLESMEITPGQEINKDFEGLL is encoded by the coding sequence ATGAATTATAATCATATTGTTATTCGCTATGCAGAATTAGCTTTAAAAGGTAAAAACAGATCTCAATTTGAACGCAGACTACAAGAAAATATAAAAATGGCATTGAAGTCCTTTCCAAATGCAAAAATTGAACGGACGTTTGGAAGAATGTTTATTCAATTGAATGGTGAAGATCATGAACAGATTGCAGAAAAACTTTCAAAAATATTTGGCATTCACTCGTTTAGTTTAGCTGTAAAAGTGGAAAATGAATTAACAAAAATTCAAGATGGAGCCCTTCGAGCACTTTCAGAAATATTAGACGGTAAAAAAACCTTTAAAGTATCAGCAAAACGTGCTAATAAAGGCTTTCCAATTGGTTCACAACAGCTAAATTATGAAGTTGGAAGTTATATTCTACAGAACATCGAAGGACTTACAGTTGATGTTCATCACCCTGATGTTGAAGTGAAAGTTGAAGTTCGTGAAGTGGCTACATATATTACATGTGCTGTTTACCAAGGTTCTGGAGGCCTGCCAGTCGGAACTGGAGGAAAAGTTGTCCTTATGCTTTCAGGAGGGATTGATAGTCCTGTAGCAGGTTATTTAGCTATGAAACGCGGTGTCAAGATCGAAGCTATTCATTTTCATAGTCCGCCTTACACAAATGAACGAGCCAAACAAAAGGTAATTGATTTAACAAAGGTGTTAACAGAATACGGTGGAAAGATTAAACTACACGTTGTTCCTTTTACAAAAATTCAAATGGAAATCCATAAGTCGATTCCAGGAAACTACACAATGACGGTTATGCGACGAATTATGCTTAGAATTAGCGAGCGCATTGCTCTGAAACAAAAGGCTTTAGCAATTACAACTGGCGAAAGTCTAGGTCAGGTAGCAAGTCAAACTTTACACAGTATGCACACGATTAATGAAGTAACGAATATGCCTGTTATTCGACCATTAGTTACAATGGATAAGCTAGAGGTCATTGATGTTGCTCAAAAGATTGGTACATTCGATTTATCGATATTGCCATATGAAGATTGCTGTACGATTTTCCTACCACCAGAGACAAGTACAAAACCTTTACGAGAGAAAGCAAATAAATTTGAAGAAAAATTAGAGATAGATGCTCTAATTGAAGAAGCTTTAGCAAACTTAGAAAGTATGGAGATTACTCCAGGGCAAGAAATAAATAAGGATTTTGAAGGTCTTTTATAG
- a CDS encoding cysteine desulfurase family protein, whose translation MIYLDNSATTKPYKEVIDTYMKVSEMYFGNPSSLHTLGKEAEVLLDQARDQIAKLLKVSKKEIVFTSGGTEGNNLAIKGTALEHQGRGKHLITTNVEHASNYEAFGQLEKLGFEVTYLNVNESGEVNIEELKKSLKDDTILVSMIHVNNELGSIQPIKEVGELLKRYPKIYFHVDHVQGMTKVPISFKDCHIDLCTISGHKFHGPKGTGVLYVREGVRLFSLFTGGVQEYNLRAGTENIPGYVSLAKALRLSMERYVANKNHLFQLREQLLNDLVKIEAVILNSPKNGAPHIVNFSLPGIKPEVVIQALSKKEIYVSTKSACSSKLAEPSRILMVSGLGEERAKSAIRVSFTFDNTIEEINEFVRTLVSIVSQLKEVMR comes from the coding sequence ATGATTTATTTGGACAACAGTGCTACAACTAAGCCATATAAAGAAGTAATTGATACGTATATGAAAGTCTCAGAAATGTATTTTGGAAATCCATCTTCCCTACATACCTTGGGTAAAGAAGCAGAGGTATTATTAGACCAAGCTAGAGATCAAATAGCGAAACTTCTTAAAGTGTCTAAAAAAGAGATCGTGTTTACTTCAGGTGGGACAGAAGGAAACAATTTAGCTATAAAAGGGACAGCTCTTGAACATCAGGGACGTGGAAAGCATTTAATTACGACTAATGTGGAGCATGCGTCTAATTATGAGGCCTTTGGACAATTAGAAAAGTTAGGTTTTGAAGTTACCTACCTTAATGTAAATGAATCCGGAGAAGTAAATATTGAAGAATTAAAAAAATCATTGAAGGATGATACAATTCTAGTGTCAATGATCCATGTGAATAATGAGTTAGGTTCCATTCAACCTATTAAAGAGGTTGGTGAGTTGTTGAAAAGATACCCAAAGATATACTTTCACGTTGACCATGTTCAAGGGATGACAAAAGTACCAATCTCCTTTAAAGATTGTCATATTGATTTATGTACAATTTCGGGTCACAAATTCCATGGACCAAAAGGCACAGGTGTCTTATATGTCAGGGAGGGGGTAAGGTTATTTTCTTTGTTTACCGGAGGTGTACAAGAATATAACTTACGTGCAGGTACAGAGAATATTCCTGGTTATGTTTCATTGGCAAAAGCACTTAGACTTTCTATGGAAAGATATGTTGCGAATAAAAATCATTTATTCCAACTTCGAGAGCAACTACTAAACGATTTGGTTAAAATTGAGGCTGTAATCTTGAATAGCCCTAAAAATGGTGCTCCTCATATTGTTAATTTCTCTTTACCTGGGATCAAACCAGAGGTTGTCATTCAAGCCTTAAGCAAGAAAGAAATTTATGTTTCGACTAAATCAGCCTGCTCTTCAAAATTAGCTGAACCTAGTCGAATATTAATGGTCTCTGGATTAGGTGAAGAGCGCGCAAAAAGTGCTATTAGGGTAAGCTTTACTTTTGATAATACCATTGAAGAAATTAATGAGTTTGTTCGAACGTTAGTAAGTATTGTTTCGCAATTAAAAGAAGTAATGAGGTAA